Proteins encoded in a region of the Nitrospirota bacterium genome:
- a CDS encoding glycosyltransferase family 4 protein: MRPLNVLHLRDTHEIGGPGKTILETHRAITREGFRLHLGVFLTRGESGESPFTAEARRLEMPVHFIRGFNQYDPRVIGRVIDLVKTLPVDIVHAHEVKSDVITYLAARLHSVPIVTTLHGWIGNGFKQRVFTAIDKRLVSRFDRVIAVSKQIERDLVVSGVPPEKIRLLHNAIVIERYRRIGRRGVLTEVLGRPVSSPVIASIGRLSAEKGHADLIDAIGIVSSLGHKVSLVLIGDGPERPKLCEQIRALGLERSVHLPGYIREPQRMLEEINLMVLPSHTEGLPNAALEALLMEVPVLATRVGGTPEVITDGETGRLVPAHSPAALAACILEFLAAPELWKRMASRGQDMVKKNFDFQVRTRKLEAIYVEMMMGRA, translated from the coding sequence CCTCTTAATGTTCTTCATTTACGAGATACCCACGAAATTGGTGGGCCTGGTAAGACTATTCTGGAGACCCATCGAGCCATAACGCGGGAGGGCTTCAGGCTCCACCTCGGGGTGTTTCTGACCCGTGGCGAGTCCGGCGAGTCCCCTTTTACGGCTGAAGCCAGGCGTCTTGAGATGCCAGTCCATTTTATTCGGGGGTTCAATCAATATGATCCTCGTGTGATCGGGCGGGTCATCGATCTCGTGAAAACGCTCCCGGTCGACATTGTGCATGCACATGAGGTGAAATCGGACGTCATTACGTATTTGGCGGCGCGGCTCCATTCCGTCCCAATCGTGACGACCCTGCATGGTTGGATCGGGAATGGGTTTAAGCAGAGAGTGTTTACCGCGATAGATAAACGCCTCGTGAGTAGATTTGATCGAGTGATCGCAGTTTCGAAACAAATCGAACGTGATCTTGTAGTCTCGGGGGTGCCGCCGGAGAAGATCCGCTTGTTGCACAATGCCATCGTGATTGAGCGCTATCGTCGAATAGGTCGACGAGGTGTTCTCACCGAGGTGCTTGGACGCCCGGTTTCCAGTCCAGTGATTGCAAGTATCGGACGGTTGAGTGCTGAGAAGGGCCATGCGGACCTGATCGACGCCATTGGTATCGTGAGCAGCCTGGGCCATAAAGTTTCTCTGGTTCTAATTGGGGATGGGCCCGAGCGGCCCAAGTTGTGCGAACAGATCAGAGCTCTCGGCCTCGAGCGTTCTGTTCACTTACCTGGATACATCAGAGAACCGCAGCGAATGCTCGAAGAAATCAACCTGATGGTACTTCCGTCCCATACCGAGGGACTCCCCAATGCGGCATTAGAGGCGTTGCTCATGGAAGTTCCCGTATTGGCGACCAGGGTAGGCGGTACGCCGGAGGTCATCACGGATGGAGAGACCGGACGGTTAGTCCCGGCACATTCGCCTGCCGCGCTCGCAGCGTGTATCCTCGAATTTCTTGCCGCACCAGAGCTGTGGAAGCGCATGGCAAGTCGAGGGCAAGATATGGTGAAAAAAAACTTTGATTTTCAGGTGAGGACCCGTAAGTTGGAAGCGATCTACGTTGAGATGATGATGGGACGGGCCTAG